In Penicillium psychrofluorescens genome assembly, chromosome: 5, a single window of DNA contains:
- a CDS encoding uncharacterized protein (ID:PFLUO_007526-T1.cds;~source:funannotate): MVSSEDIGYLRRCVKLAREALDAGDDPFGSVLVDATGKILREDRNRTKTEADVTLHPEFTLAIWAQKHLAPADRATATVYTSGEHCPMCTAAHAYAGLGRIVYASSSAQLLQWRTQLGLKAGSVVPLPINQIAPGLIADGPAPGLDEEIHELHRLKQARDPAES, from the coding sequence ATGGTGTCCAGCGAAGATATTGGCTACTTGCGTCGATGTGTAAAGCTAGCCCGCGAAGCGCTCGATGCCGGTGATGATCCGTTTGGGTCAGTGCTTGTAGATGCCACCGGCAAGATTCTCAGGGAGGATCGTAACCGGACCAAGACCGAGGCAGACGTCACCTTGCATCCGGAGTTCACGCTGGCCATTTGGGCCCAAAAGCACCTGGCGCCCGCCGACCGCGCTACTGCCACTGTCTACACTTCTGGTGAGCACTGTCCAATGTGCACGGCTGCTCACGCGTATGCGGGGCTGGGACGAATCGTCTATGCTAGTTCTTCCGCGCAACTGCTACAGTGGAGGACGCAATTAGGCCTGAAAGCTGGATCTGTTGTTCCGCTCCCAATTAATCAGATTGCGCCGGGTCTGATCGCGGATGGTCCGGCTCCAGGTCTGGATGAAGAGATTCATGAGCTGCATCGACTGAAGCAGGCTCGAGATCCAGCCGAATCATAG